The window AATGACGGAAATAGacatgtcgtcgtcggccagACTGCCGCGCCTGCTTGTAAGCATGCTTGTGATTTCCCTTTCCCGCGCGAGCTCGTCTTCAAACGCCACGTCCTCAAAATTCCGGATGCCTGTGAGGCTTGTAGAGCTCTGGCGCGAGATGAGCCATGACTGGCCTTTGTACTCTCTCGCCTCAAAAGTCATCATTGCGCCGGTCCTCAGCAGCCAGTCGCCATCAGGCCCATCGTCATGCCGCCGGCGGGGGGTCGTTGTGCCCGACGTGGATTTCTTCGTCGCATGATGGCCGCTGGCAAGGTGCGACGATGATTTGCTCTTGGTGATTGGGGCGCCTGAGGCAGAGGCTGTGCGGTTTCGTGATCTCGAGCGCGAGTGAGGGTTGGTTGCGGAGCTGGCGAGCAGCCGAGGCGTGGTGGGAGCGGATTTGCCTTGTAGATACGAAGTGCTGGGACGGGGCACCGGCACGCCAGCGTCAACTAGaagctcatcgtcgtcgaggGGAAGCTTGGTGGTCAGAGGAGCAAGCGAGAGGTGGTTGACATTGGTGGATGATCGATTCTTGCGGCGGACGCGCTCGGCATGAGGAATGTAAGAGACGTCCATGATGGAGGTGCAGGTAGTTGAACAGAAAGCCGCCGATGGCCAAAGTAGTCAATTAGAGCTTCTCAAAGTCTTTCAAACGAAGGCACTCAGACATGgaattataagaaaatcgCAATCGGCGGTCAGCGGCGAGAAATGACACACCAAGCAGGCAAGGGAAAGTCAAGAGAGGAGTCGGGCGTTGGTTGATGGCTTTAGCTCCAGCAGGGAAAGCAAGTTCCCGAGGTTTGGAGGCTGCCTGTGATTCGCCGAGTGCCGTCACCAGCCGCTGTTGCACGCACTGTAGAGCCGCTAATGACGCTGCAAAAGCGCCGGTCTCGTGGTGATTTACAGTTGATGTTGCACTTGCTGGTGATGGATGCAACTGCCGAGATTCCTGTTTGTTTCCGCAAGGAGACAGTCAATTATATACAACTAGTAAAAGATCTGTGATGACATACTCTACTGCGTTGAGACTAGTTTGCCTTGCATTCATTTGGTAATTGATCTTATAGATGAGTGTTTACTGAGCTCCAGACATAAATCAACTTCGGGGCCGTTAGCGCCGATCTGGCGCAAAAGTTACAATGGGCTCAGGCGGCGAGCCATCaatttctccagcagcccagctttgggagacggaagagggagaaaaaaaaaaaaaaaaaaaaaaaaaaaaaagttccgTCAACGCCTGACTGAAAGGAGCATCGAATGCAACCTTGAGACACCAAGGAATCAAACAACGAAAACGAGAAGAGCAGATCGAAGCTTAGTCGTTCGATTCTTCACGCAACGCTCACCCGCTCCATCAGCCCATCGACAAGgggtcttttcttttctttttccctgtTCCATGCGCTGAGCCcctccaaagccgccgcTTCACGATGCGCAACCTTCGCAACCTCCGATTCGGAAGATGGCGGCATCCGGACTTGACTGCCGCCTGCTGGGATCCCGAGACTGACGAAGTCGTGTGCTCCATTGGGCCGACGGTGCAGAATCAGACCATCGAGCTGGTGAGGCTGTCGGACAAGGATTCAATGTGCGTCTTTGCGAATATTTGCTGTTTTGTGAGACTCAAGGCGGGGGCGGGGCAGCAACTTTTGCTGCTTGGGCTTTTTGtggctgcttctctttttgtagCGAAGCCTCTGGTTCATCTGATGCAATATTCAGAACAAGTATAAACGCCAAAACTAACATGAAATTCAAGAACCCGTCGCACAATCGCCCGCTGGGATGCGCCCAGTCCCACCCCCGATCTCCTCGTCGACCGAATCGTCAACCTTCAGTACTTGAGCGGCAGCGCCACGACATGCGTCGTTCTGGAAGGCGGCGATATCATTACGGTTCGCGAAGAACCAGGAGGGCCCTTTGATGTGCACATTGAAATCATGGGATCCATCGATGCCGGCATTGCGGCGGCGCGATGGTCTCCCGACGGCGAACTGCTGACGGTGGTCACAAAGGCCGATACCGTCGTCTTCATGGGCAGCACATACGATCCTGTCGCAGAGGTTACCATGACGGAAGAGGATCTCAAGGCCTCAAAGCATGTTTCCGTAGGCTGGGGCAAGAAAGAGACGCAGTTCGAAGGCCGCGGCGCCAAGGCCCTCCGAGATCCCACGATCCCACTCAAGGTCGACCAGGGACTTCCGAGCTCAAACGAAGATGCATTTGCGTCCATCAGCTGGCGAGGGGACGGTGCATTTGTAGCTGTCAACTCGGTGCAAAACGGCTCTCGGCGCGCCATCAGAGTCTACTCTCGTGAGGGAGAGCTGGATAGTGTCAGCGAGCCCGTGGACGGATTCGAAGGCGCTTTGAGCTGGAGGCCATCTGGTAATCTAATTGCCGGTGTTCAGCGCTTGGCGGATAGAGTCGATGTTGTGTTTTTCGAGCGCAACGGTCTGCGCCACGGGCAGTTTACTCTGCGATCGCCAAATGGCTCCCCCTTGGATGCTAGCGACACCAAGATTCGACTCGAGTGGAACTCAGACTCGACTGTTTTGGCTGTCATTCTCAGCGATACGATCCAGCTCTGGACGACGGGCAATTACCATTGGTATTTGAAGCAAGAAATTGCCATGGACCCTGGGTTTGCCTGTCTGGCTTGGCACTCGGAGAAGGCCCTTCGATTTGCTGCAGTGTCGACGGAGAGCATGATTCTCGCCGAGCAAATCTTCCACACGTCGCGAGGATCATGCCGGCTACCGTATGATAATGGAGTAGTTGCCGTCATTGATGGTGAAACTGTCAAGATCACACCTTTCCGCACTGCCAATGTGCCTCCCCCCATGTCCTTGTTCGAGGTCAAGGCGGAGTCTTCTGTCGTTGACGTAGCATTTGGACGCCAAAACTCTTCATTTGCGATTCTGCACCAGAAAGGTGTAGACCTCTATGAGCTGCCCTTGAAAAATGGGCGATCAATTAAGCCGGTGGAGGTGCTTAAGCTGCCCTTTGATACCCCTAATATGCCAGAGCATCATATACCTCTAAGAATCTGCTGGGTGGCGGACAACAGCTTGCGTTGTATGAGCTACCAGGATGACTTGGGCCATCTGCAGCTGGTGGTATCGACTGGCGAAGGAAATGCTGCTGAAATCAGCATGCTGGACAGTAATTTGGTCCTCGGGGCCACCGCCACTCGCGAAGATGATTCTACTGTTGAGAGCTATGGCCAAGACCAATCCGGCAGGTTGTATAGGCTCTCAAACTCGGGAGTTGAGATTCTTCCTTTCCAGTTCACAACGCAGCTTCCGTGGTTCGAAGTCAGCAAGCACGAAGACATTGAGATGGCCTTTGGACTTTCGAGAGCGGGACACATTTTTGCCAACTCTAGATTGTTGGCCAAGAA is drawn from Trichoderma atroviride chromosome 7, complete sequence and contains these coding sequences:
- a CDS encoding uncharacterized protein (EggNog:ENOG41) — protein: MDVSYIPHAERVRRKNRSSTNVNHLSLAPLTTKLPLDDDELLVDAGVPVPRPSTSYLQGKSAPTTPRLLASSATNPHSRSRSRNRTASASGAPITKSKSSSHLASGHHATKKSTSGTTTPRRRHDDGPDGDWLLRTGAMMTFEAREYKGQSWLISRQSSTSLTGIRNFEDVAFEDELAREREITSMLTSRRGSLADDDMSISVIGSKIHSRSQSRSHSIHGSRSQLMTPIERTLDEASYFPNQESLAGPDFVDLDERLEELERDTLEDAEADVKRLMRRGTGAKASWMTGFMGWSLFSVDEHEEETDDDDESEYDESLADSQSHVDRSAWLRRHVEGPLDPEDFVPPPTTDEGGWSDAAWLLSVASKVIF